The stretch of DNA GAGATTTGTGAAAACTGTGAGATAGACATTTTTAGAGAATATAAGACAGGTTTTGGAGGATATGGCACTAGTTCAAGTGGCCCTTCTAACATCTCTATTACTTTATCTATTGATGGTCTATCTGATGGATTTGTTTGAATACACCATAAACTCAccaaagtaattttttttatcatatcattttcttcttctgtaGTGGGCAAACCTCGTCCAAGCGTATTTTGCTCGAGATCCTTGTAAATCCAATCTGGAAAATACATCTCACTAGTAAGTGATCCACTGGTGTTGTAGTTCTTTTTGCCTCCCATcaattcaagaatcaacataccatAACTGTACACATCAGATTTATGAGAAACTTTACCAAAGGTTCGACTAAATACTTCTGGTGCAATGTATCCAGGAGTTCCCCTTGTACCTATTATAGATACAATACTCTCCTTCTTCTTGCAAATTTTTGCCAATCCAAAATCAGCAATTTTCGGACAAAAATCTTCATCTAACAGAATATTTTGAGGCTTAATATCGAGATGCAAAATTCTTGTATTACAACCTCGATACAAATATTCTAATCCTCTTGCAATACCAATTGTAATTTGAAACAGGGTGTTCCAATCCATATTACAAATAGCATTTGACGATTCTTGTTTGTAGATGAACTTATCCAAAGAACCATTTGGCATGAATTCGTAGATGAGTGCCCTTTTATACTTCTCATAACAAAATCCCAAAAGCGAAACAATGTTCACATGAGATGTTCTTCCAATACTAGCTACCTCATTTAGGAATTCCTCCCCACTTCCGCTGGATTCGGTTAATACCTTCACTGCCACTGGACAACCATCACTTAAGCATGCTTTGTATACAATGCCATATCCTCCCTTTCCTAATTTATCATGAAATGAATTTGTCATCTTTTTCACTTCagaataattatatctctttAACATCAAAGATCCATAAGTTTTCATAAATTCTTCAAATTCATTATCAATAAATGGTCCTGTTTTCTTCCACAAAATCCATTGTAAGAAGCTAAGACACCTCTTCCggttataaataattataaccAAGAAAACAAGACCTCCAATACCTGCTGCTGCTGCTATTGCACCTgcaatgaaaaaatataattacaaaCAGCGACCTATATCCATAGATGAAAGCCGTGCAAATAGATCATTAGTGTACCTTTGATCCAAGCAGGTGGATTTCTTCTCTTGTGCGAAGGATTTCTTCTCTCAGGCGAAGGATTTCTTCTCTCGAACGAAGGATTACCTTCAGTATTCAGGTTTACTCCACGTGAGAAATCGGGAACTTTTCCTGATAAGAAGTTGTTGGAGACATCGAGATTGTTGAGTTGATGAAGGGATGTCAAGTTTTCAGGTATTGAACCGCTTAAATTGTTACCACTTAGATACAAGTTTTCCAAATGAGTTAATTTACCAAATGCACCTGAGATAGTTCCTGTCAAATTCTGCCTTGTCAAATTCACGGTTGTAATCATACTCCCAGTACATACAACAAAACTCCAATTATGACATGGATTATTTCCTAGCCATGAAGTGGCCAACAAATAAGGATATCCAAATGCAGATGCAATTTCAAGCAAAATGGTAACTCTCTCGTCACACGGATCATAGTGGTCTCGACAAAAGGCATTGGTGGTGTTATCTCCAAGATTCGTAGTGTCAGAATCTCCTAAAATGTTAGGCATAGGACCCTGAAAAAAGTTGTTGTTCAAAGTAACAGTTTGCAGGTTCCCGTCAACGAGATTTATCAGAGAATATGGAATGACACCTGTAAATCGATTGTGCGCAAGTCGTAAATCTTGTAAGGCGGTACAACGAGACATGTCAGGGATATATCCATCGAAGGAGTTCCCCTGAAGCCACGCTTCAGACAAATCGATCATATTTGAAACAACATCCATTGTACCTGAAAATCCTTTGCCCTTCTGGTCGTTGAGGTGCAATGTGGTAATCTTGGACCTTTGAAAAGACTGAGGCAAGACACCAGTGAGGTTGTTGTTGGAGAGAAGAAGAGTCTCCAAACTTGTCAAGGAGTCAAATATTTCTGGTAGAGGGCCCACAACATTTGTAGCAGCAAGCTTGAGCTCTTTCAGTTGTGTGGAGAGAGTCAAGTCGGGGAAGGTCCATGGTGCAAGGTTGGTGTTGTTTTCCAACCACAGCCACGTCAAAGAGGGTAGACCCTGGAAGCAACCTTGGGGGATGGAGGTAAGGTTGTTGTTGGAGAGAGAAACGGTATTCAAGTCGGGGAAGAAATGAGATAAGTTTGGTAGGGATCCCATGAGATTTGTAGCCTCGAGGTTGAGAAAGTAGAGTTGCAATGAGGAATGAGTCAAATCGAGGGGGAAGGTCCATGGTGGGAGGTTGGTGTTGTTGGCCAAAGAGAGGAAACCCAAACTGGTTAGGTTGTGGAAGCAACCCTCAGGGATGGAGGAGAGGTTGTTGTTAGAGAGATAAAGACTCTCCATAACTGGGAAGGAATGAGATATGTTTGGTGGTAAGAAGCCCTTGAGATTTGTAGAGGACAGGTCGAGTTGATAGAGTTGGGAGGAGTGAGCAGTCAAATCGGTAGGAAAGTTCCATGTTGGAAGGTTGGTGTTGTTATTCAGGAGCAAGTACTGCAAACTAGTTAGACCATGGAAGCAACCATGTGGGATGGAGGTGAAGTTGTTGTTGCCGAGGTACGCTGCTTGGAGGAAAGAGAGGTTGGCGAGAGAGGGAACAGGCCCACTCAGATTATTGTGGGAGAGATAGAGGTATGTGAGTTGGGAGAGGGAGTCGTTGAGGCCTGCAGGAACTGTTCCCGTTAGCGACATTGAATTGAGATTGATCAGTTCAATCCTTCCACTTTGATGGTTGCAAGTCACGCCGCTCCACTGGCACATGTGGGTGGTGTTGGACCAGCCAGGGGGTTTGAGTGCATTCATAAGCTTCAGCATGTATGCAACTTCCTTGCTAGCTTCATCAGAAAGGACAGAGATcctgaagaaggaagaaaacaaGAGTACAAGAGTATAAAATCCAATACTAATTTTGAATTCTGATTTGAGGTATGCCATTGTAGAGAGCAAGTAAAAAACTTGGATGATCTTATACTCTTGTTCGTATAAACTTGTTATGATTCTTTCTGCCTTGGCTGAGTACAGTGTGCACGTAAAGATATATCAAACATGAATGTGATACAATATTGAAGCTCAATGCATTGCCATCATGATGCCAAATGTTATATGAATCACTCTCAACAATTATATATACATGATAGAATTTGAATGGGAAGACGAGGAATAATATGCCAATTGGCAGCCAGAGTACTAATAAGCATTTCAATTAAATCCTCAGCCGGCCGCTAAACCctttatcatttttataaataaaaaataattaatcggGTTATGAAAAACAGGCGAGGAATGAGACATGTAAAGTTTCATAATATATATCTTAGAACAATTGCAATATTATATCTTCAACTGCATTCTAATTTCTATAGTGACACTTAGTTCCCTTGAATTAGTTATTGAAGAAGGCTAGAAGactagaatttattattttttgtcatcaatatttaaaaatattagataaagAATGTTGTTGGATAACTAGActaaaaaaactaaactaaaagaattgaattaataactaaataatactaaaaaataataaattttgataaccGCTAACATTTCTCTAAGTTATTTATGTATTACATTGAGTTTCGGGTGTTTGTCAATTTTGTCTTCCTTTGCTGCCAAATTCATTAACTGCTAGGTGTAGCATGAATTTTGTTATTCAATCCAAAAAATGGATCATATAGTAATTTCATGTgaagttaataattaagaatagtgacaatttagtcaaatcatttaacgacTCTAAGTTATTATTTCACATGAAGTTAACTGTActtgaattttcaattttcatacaGGTAGAAGATCAAGCGCAATTAATTTCATATGAAGTTAATAACTGAGAGCCGTTAAATGACAATTTAGTCAAATCTATCAAATCATTTAACAATTCTCAGATGAAGTTAACTGCACATGAGTTTTTACCTTTCATATGCTGTAGATACAATGTTAAAAACAGTAACTACAGTTCATACATACTAAAGAGTTTAACACTGTTCATTATTTTTGTAACATTTGCGTGACCTGCACAGTGAGTATAGGAAAGGATGCAAACCACAAACTAATTATGATTCATATTTACTTTTAATCTAAGTAGCCAAGAAGTGGAGTAAATTTTGGATATATGTTATTATTTGCAGATCAGGAAGCGGACCCTTTgggcaaaagaaaggaaaacaagaaaacaagaGATAAACAGACTGCAGAACTTGAAACAAGTTGTAGAATGGTGCTCTGCCAAGGttatatttgttttcttttctcacCCTTTTCCTATTATTATATATCCTCACACTTGATCATTGTAGCTAACAAATTTAATATCATCAATTATCTCTCATCTCAATCAAATATCAATGAACAAAATCATCACCAATTATCACAGTCTTTCTGTCTTTTGCTTCATGATTCTAGGGAGCCATCTTTCACCATGGTAATTGAATTGGACTGATCATCCATGTTGCTGGAAGATATATGTGAAATTTGTAAGGGTAGACTTGAAGTAGAATACAAGAAAGGCTTCGGAGGAAATGGTATTGAGTGTAGTGGTGTTTCTAACATTtctactactttatttattgatagtctatttgatatatttgtttGCATGCACCACAAACTCTCCAAAGTAAGGTTTTCTATCagattatttttttcatctgTCATAAGTGAGCACGAGATGATATATTACCTTGCTCAAAATCTTTATAAATCCAATCTAAAAAGTATATTTCGCTGAAATTTGACAATCAATTCTCCTAATTCTTTTTTTCCTCCaactatttcaaaaattaacatGGTATAACTATATACATTATATTTGTGCGAAATACCACCGTACATGCGACTAAATACATCAGGTGCAAATATATCCGATAGTTCTCTTTGTTCCCAACATAGACACAATACTttctgatgagtttggaaaactctaaattaacatttgtgatgactaaacattattaatttaatattaattcatATATGGTAATCAAGTTAATTCTTGCTATACAGATTTAGCattgggccgaaaataaaagaaaatgttgcAAGCCCAAATGCTTTATAAAAACTTTCAGCATTGATGCAAAAGTGCTTTGATTATTGGggctgaattattattattattattgggcCAGAATGAATCTCATTGCCCCAAAGCCCAACTATGATCTATGCTAAGTGATCCAATACTTGGTCCGAAACATAATGAAAGAAAGCACATTGGCTCCATGGTTCCTACGGATTCCATTTCTCATTAAggatggatttcaaaatttaatttggtaGCATTGGAAACATAAATGAGAGAGAGTATGAATGACATGATTGATGTGTTTAATACTACACGCCACTCTagcaagggaagtaaaagcaatcttatttcatttaatttgttccATTTCAAATAATTACTTTTTCCTTAATTctatcttctctctcatctttctctcttctctttcggTGATTACCCAGCAACCATGAAAGCTACACCTAGCCACCGAAAGGAAGGTGGAGCACGCAACAAGACCATCTCAATgatgacaagaaaaagaaaacataaagtatGCTGTGGCTAAGATTCTCATTCACTTGTGGTAAGATTTTGTGAAGAGATCTTGGCTCCTCCGtaccaaaaatggaagaaaagatTTCGGCCAGCTAGGTGAAGATCTTTGGAGgaatggcttgtctctgattctgctcaaccaccacagaaggtagctagggtggctacgtgatggaagaggcagggattggagcagatgaaaccatcatcatcatgaagcatcaagggccagaaattcatcttggagagcaaaccaaggatggagcgctcagATTGATGAAGtctgatgaccaaggaagaactagaggtatttgcatgttgggttttgcatgggttaccttttctctctctctggcAAAAGAAATTAAGCTTGGTTTTTGTTTCAACTGTGGAGGCTTTCCTCTTCTATAAAAAGGGTGAACAGCcacggtttgattcaaggagttAGAAGTAAgcagtgagagtgcaaggcacaggatctcatagctacctaagcttacagattttcttctccttcaatgtattctgtttagtatttttctgtttaattttgtcatgtcttgagtctcatggaaaagaCAAACAGTGAGATTTGTATGAAAAAACCagagagcggaaaaaggcagagagtgcaaaattaaaagaaaaagtcatagatgtcTTTAGAGTTTCTTTGTAcgtctatgttgtgtttcatgattctgtgggaatccccttgtaagttgagTTAGTACTTTACAGTCTGTAATCAagaagattatagtgaaattccatcatagttgtgatggagactggatgtaggctgcactgcacttagcagctgaaccaggatatatcttggtgtaattttctctctcttctactccatttctgtttctactgcacaagagctaaaactgaaaaaatatctcgtgccaagtgacgagacaaaaataaaagtctcgtggctagaggcgagacaaaaaaatcaaaaagtctcctcaaagaccagCAAGTTTAATCAAGAAAAATGGGGCAAAGATTCAActcccttctcttagccactgaaaaccATCACTCTCTTTACAAAAATCTCCTTTTAAgagaatattttgaaatttaatatcAACATACAAATATTATAGTCCACAAGCTATGCCAATTgcaatttgaatatttgatacAATGTGTTGCAATCCAAATTACAAGTAAGAGTTGGAGACCCATTTCCATAGATGAGAACTATTAAAAACGAACTTAGAAATGagtgtttcttttatttctttcataCAAAACCCAAAAGTGAAGACAATATTCACGTGCAAATGGTTTACTGATACTAACAACTTcattttcgaatttttctccACTCCCTCTTCATTCACTTTTCACTTTCACTGCAACAAGAGAACCATCAGCTAACTTCCCTTCATACACGACACCGTATCCTTCCTTGCCTAATTGATCACAAAATGAATTTGTGATTCTCTTCACTTCTGAAAAATTATGTGATTCATTGAACATTACgtgaatttatagaaaaaacaTGCGTGAGATTTAATTACCTTATggcaaatataataaaaagtagcTGTTAATGAAGTAATGCACAGTGTTTTCCCGTAAACTAGCAAGAATTATGTTTAATCTAAGTCATCCAAGTGTAACCGAAATTGCtgcttttaatattgattgataaGTCACTTTCTTAGTTAAATCTCCTCCCTCTTTGATAAGTCACTTTCAACCCGGTATCACCGGTTCTTAATTCACAAACCTGTAAATTGTCACTAAGAAAAACTagaaactataaaattaaagcatatcAGATTCATagattgatttgattttaatttgatttataagAACCTCTGTTTCTATAAGTGACTCATTTCAAGCTACGGTTTGTTTTGCAATCAAATAGAAGTGACTCATTTCAATTCAAGCTACGGATTGTTTTGCAATCAAATAGTGTAAGAAGTGACTCATTTCCTGCAAttgtttttactatttttaatagAAGGAATGCAAGggccaaaaagaagaaagaaaaaaattatggaaagaAATGTCTCAAAAGGGGAAAATGCATGCAAAACTACAATCACAATGAGTATTACTTACATTACATTTACTTTGCAAATTTTGAACTCATTTTATTGATGGAAATAGTCTCCTCAACAATCTCAGAATCCTCCTCATCTGTACTGTTATAGGAGATTTGTGAAAATTGTGAGATAGACATTTGAGGAGAATATAAGACAGGTTTTGGAGGATATGGCACTGACTGAAGTGGTCCTTCTAACATTTCTACTACTTTGTTTATTGCTGGTCTATCCAATGGATTTGTTTGAATGCACCATAAACTCACCAAAGTAATTTTCTTTATCATATCACTTTCTTCTTCTGTAGTGGACAAACCCCGTCCAAGGATATTTTGCTCCTCAAGATCCTTATAAATCCAATCTGGAAAGTACATTTCACTGGTAAGTGATCCGCCAGTGTCGTAGTTCTTTCTACCTCCCACcaattcaagaatcaacattcCATAACTATACACATCAGATTTGTGAGAAACTTTACCAAAAGTTCGGCTAAATACTTCTGGTGCAATGTATCCAGGAGTTCCTCTTGTACCTTGTAAAGATACaatactctctttctttttgCATATTTTTGCCAATCCAAAATCAGcaatttttggacaaaaatctTCATCTAACAGAATATTTTGAGGTTTAATATCAAGATGCAAAATTCTTGCCGCACATCCTCGGTGCAAATATTCTAATCCTCGCGCAATACCAATTGTAATTTGAAACAATGTATTCCAATCCAAATTACAAATAGCATTGGGAGATTCTTGTTTGTAGATAAACTTATCCAAAGAACCATTTGGCATGAATTCATAGATGAGTgcccttttatatttttcatagcAAAATCCCAACAGCGAGACAATGTTCATATGAGAAGTTCTACCAATACTAGCTACCTCATTTAGGAATTCCTCCCCACTTCCGCTAGATTCGGTCAACACCTTCACTGCTACCGGACAACCATCACTTAAGCATGCTTTGTATACAATGCCATATCCTCCCCTTCCTAATTTATCACGAAATGAGTTTGTCATGCTTTTCACTTCAGAATAATTATATCTCCTTAACATCAAAGATCCATAAGTTTTCATAAATTCTTCAAATTCATTATCAATAAATGGTCCTGTTTTCTTCCACAAAATCCTTTGTAACAAGCTAAGACACCTCTTTCGGTTACAAATAACTACAACCAAGAAAACAAGACCTCCAATACCTGCTGCTGCTACTATTGCGCCTGCATGCTTGCAATGAAAAGTATAATTACAAACAGCGACTTATATCCATGAAAGAAAGCCCTACAACTATAAAACTGATACTGCATTGTAAATAGATCATTAGTGTACCTTTGATCCAAGCAGGTGGCTTTCTTCTCTTGCCCAAAGGTTTTCTTCTCTCAAACGAAGGGTTACCTTCAGTATTCAGGTATACTCCACGTGAGAAATTGGGAATTTTTCCTGATAAGTTGTTGTTGGAGACATCGAGATTGTTGAGTTGATGAAGAGATGTCAAGTTTTCAGGTATTGAACCGCTTAAATTGTTACCACTTAGATACAAGTTTTCCAAATGAGTTAATTTACCAAATGCATCTGAGATAGTTCCTGTCAAGTTCTGCCTTGTCAAATTCACGGTTGTGATCAGACCCCCAGTACATGCAACAAAACTCCAATTATGACATGGATTATTTCCTCGCCATGAACGGGCCAACAAATAAGGATATCCAAATGCAGATGCAATTTCAAGCAAAATGGTAACTCTCTGGTCACAAGGATCATAGTCGTCTCGACAAAAGGCATTGGTGGTGTTATCTCCAAGATTCGTAGTGTCAGAATCTCCTAAAATGTTAGGCATAGGACCCTGAAAAAAGTTGTTGTTCAAAGTAACAGTTTGCAGGTTCCTGCGACTGAGATTTATCAGAGAATCTGGAACCACACCTGTAAATCGATTGTGCGCAAGTCGTAAATCTTGTAAGGCGGTACAACGAGACATGTCAGGGATATATCCATCAAAGGAGTTCCCCTGAAGCCACGCCTCAGACAAATCGATCATATTTGAAACAACATCCATTGTACCTGAAAATCCTTTGCCCTTCTGGTCGTTGAGGTGCAATGTGGTAATCTTGGACCTTCCAAAAGACTCAGGCAAGACACCAGTGAGGCTGTTGTTGGAGAGAAGAAGAGTCTCCAAACTTGTCAAGGAGTCAAATATTTCTGGTAGAGAGCCCATGACATTTGTAGCAACAAGATTGAGCTCTTCTATTTTTGTGGACTGAATCAAGTCGGGGAAGGTCCATGGTGTGAGGTTCGTGTTGTTTCCCAACTTCAGCAGCCCCAAATAGGGTAGAGCCTGGAAGCAACCTTGGGGGATGAAGGTAAGGTTGTTGTTGGAGAGAGAAATGGTATTCAAGTCGGGGAAGAAATGAGATAAGTTTGGTAGGGATCCCATGAGATTTGTAACCTCGAGGTCGAGGTAGGAGAGTTTGAATGAGGAATGAATCAAATCGAGGGGGAAGGTCCATGGTGCGAGGTTGGTGTTGTTGGCCAAAGAGAGGACATCCAAACTGGTTAGGTTGTGGAAGCAATCCTCAGGGATGGAGGAGAGGTTGttgttagagagagaaagatatcGCAGAGTTGCGAAGGAATGGGATATGTTGGGTACGGATCCCATGAGATTTGTAGAAGAGAGGTCGAGGACATGGAGTTGAGAGGAGTGAGCAGTCAAATCCGTTGGAAAGTTCCATGGTGGGAGGTTGGTGTTGTTATTCAGGAGCAAGGAGTGCAAAGTAGTAAGACCATGGAAGCAACCATGAGGGATGGTGGTGAAGTTGTTGTTGTCGAGGTACGCTACTTGGAGGAAAGAGAGGTTGGCGAGAGAGGGAACAGGCCCACTCAGGTTATTGTAGGAGAGATAGAGGTATGTGAGTTGGGAGAGGGAGTCGTTGAGGCCTGCAGGAACTGTTCCCGTCAGTGACATTTCTTTGAGAAAGATCTCTTCAATCCTTCTACTTTGATTGTTGCAACTCACGCCAGTCCACTGGCACATGTGGGTGGTGTTGGACCAGCCAGGGGGTTTGAGTGCATTCATAAGCTTCAACATGTATGCACCTTCTTCATCAGAAAGGACAGAGGTCATGAAGAAGAGCACAAGAGTATAAAAGCCAATAAGAATTTTGGATTCTGATTTGAGGTATGTCATTGGAGCGAGCAAGTAGCAATAAACTTAGATGATGTTATTACAAAACTTGTTATAATTCTATCTGCCTTGCTTTAGGGGACACCTCTCTcgtaaaatatttattcaaacaTGAACCCAGTAAAAAGATTACATCTTATGAATCTAGTAGAATATTGAAGCTCAACGCATCACCAACAATAGAATATATATACATGACAGAATTTGAGTAGGAAAACGAGGGATAATATGCCAATTGCTAGCCAGAGTAACTGGGAGTAtagtactaaaaataaaaagaataatgttAGGTGAAGGTACACCTTAAttggttggcgttcaacgctaacCTAGCTGCTCCTTTTGGACTAAATGTACCCACTAACGTGGTCTCTAGCATAAAACAACCAGGGTCTCTGGATTTCTTATTGTTATTGCGTACCACGCATGAAGCCTGCACGTGAAGCTTGTGTATTACTAAAGATTCCCAAAATGCATGCACTAACATAAACTAAGAGTGATATATTGgtctttaaaatattagatatgCTAGATAATTTAGtacttcataaaataaaaagaacaaattATTCTCTTAAAGAGTCTTAAATAAATATGTTTAAACAGAGTAAATAT from Arachis duranensis cultivar V14167 chromosome 4, aradu.V14167.gnm2.J7QH, whole genome shotgun sequence encodes:
- the LOC107486804 gene encoding receptor-like kinase TMK4 isoform X6; amino-acid sequence: MAYLKSRWKNGIISNLCMVVVCIMGCVESNDDEAAYMLKLLNALKPPGWSNTTHMCQWIGVNCNDQSGRIEEIHLSSMSLTGTVPEGLNDSLSQLVNLYLFNNNLSGPVPSLANLSFLQQVYLDNNNFTTIPHGCFHGLTTLQILSLSSNTNLAPWNFPIDLTPHSSQLYQLDLSSTNLKGSIPPNISHSFPTLLSLDLSNNNLSSIPEGCFHNLTSLGGLSLANNTNLPPWTFPDLIQSTKIEELNLVATNVMGSLPEIFDSLTSLETLLLSNNSLTGVLPESFGRSKITTLHLNDQKGKGFSGTMDVVSNMIDLSEAWLQGNSFDGYIPDMSRCTALQDLRLAHNRFTGVVPDSLINLSRRNLQTVTLNNNFFQGPMPNILGDSDTTNLGDNTTNAFCRDDYDPCDQRVTILLEIASAFGYPYLLARSWRGNNPCHNWSFVACTGGLITTVNLTRQNLTGTISDAFGKLTHLENLYLSGNNLSGSIPENLTSLHQLNNLDVSNNNLSGKIPNFSRGVYLNTEGNPSFERRKPLGKRRKPPAWIKGAIVAAAGIGGLVFLVVVICNRKRCLSLLQRILWKKTGPFIDNEFEEFMKTYGSLMLRRYNYSEVKSMTNSFRDKLGRGGYGIVYKACLSDGCPVAVKVLTESSGSGEEFLNEVASIGRTSHMNIVSLLGFCYEKYKRALIYEFMPNGSLDKFIYKQESPNAICNLDWNTLFQITIGIARGLEYLHRGCAARILHLDIKPQNILLDEDFCPKIADFGLAKICKKKESIVSLQGTRGTPGYIAPEVFSRTFGKVSHKSDVYSYGMLILELVGGRKNYDTGGSLTSEMYFPDWIYKDLEEQNILGRGLSTTEEESDMIKKITLVSLWCIQTNPLDRPAINKVVEMLEGPLQSVPYPPKPVLYSPQMSISQFSQISYNSTDEEDSEIVEETISINKMSSKFAK
- the LOC107486804 gene encoding receptor-like kinase TMK4 isoform X7 — encoded protein: MTYLKSESKILIGFYTLVLFFMTSVLSDEEGAYMLKLMNALKPPGWSNSTHMCQWTGVTCNDQSGRIEDIDLSSMSLTGTVPAGLNDSLSQLTFLDLSYNNLSGPVPSLANLIDLGSVYLDNNNFTTIPHGCFHGLTTLHSLLLNNNTNLPPWNFPTDLTAHSSQLRSLDLSSTNLMGSVPNISHSFPTMRYLYLSNNNLSSIPEGCFHNLTSLDGLSLANNTNLPPWTFPDLIQSTKIEELNLVATNVMGSLPEIFDSLTSLETLLLSNNSLTGVLPESFGRSKITTLHLNDQKGKGFSGTMDVVSNMIDLSEAWLQGNSFDGYIPDMSRCTALQDLRLAHNRFTGVVPDSLINLSRRNLQTVTLNNNFFQGPMPNILGDSDTTNLGDNTTNAFCRDDYDPCDQRVTILLEIASAFGYPYLLARSWRGNNPCHNWSFVACTGGLITTVNLTRQNLTGTISDAFGKLTHLENLYLSGNNLSGSIPENLTSLHQLNNLDVSNNNLSGKIPNFSRGVYLNTEGNPSFERRKPLGKRRKPPAWIKGAIVAAAGIGGLVFLVVVICNRKRCLSLLQRILWKKTGPFIDNEFEEFMKTYGSLMLRRYNYSEVKSMTNSFRDKLGRGGYGIVYKACLSDGCPVAVKVLTESSGSGEEFLNEVASIGRTSHMNIVSLLGFCYEKYKRALIYEFMPNGSLDKFIYKQESPNAICNLDWNTLFQITIGIARGLEYLHRGCAARILHLDIKPQNILLDEDFCPKIADFGLAKICKKKESIVSLQGTRGTPGYIAPEVFSRTFGKVSHKSDVYSYGMLILELVGGRKNYDTGGSLTSEMYFPDWIYKDLEEQNILGRGLSTTEEESDMIKKITLVSLWCIQTNPLDRPAINKVVEMLEGPLQSVPYPPKPVLYSPQMSISQFSQISYNSTDEEDSEIVEETISINKMSSKFAK
- the LOC107486804 gene encoding receptor-like kinase TMK4 isoform X1 → MTYLKSESKILIGFYTLVLFFMTSVLSDEEGAYMLKLMNALKPPGWSNTTHMCQWTGVSCNNQSRRIEEIFLKEMSLTGTVPAGLNDSLSQLTYLYLSYNNLSGPVPSLANLSFLQVAYLDNNNFTTIPHGCFHGLTTLHSLLLNNNTNLPPWNFPTDLTAHSSQLHVLDLSSTNLMGSVPNISHSFATLRYLSLSNNNLSSIPEDCFHNLTSLDVLSLANNTNLAPWTFPLDLIHSSFKLSYLDLEVTNLMGSLPNLSHFFPDLNTISLSNNNLTFIPQGCFQALPYLGLLKLGNNTNLTPWTFPDLIQSTKIEELNLVATNVMGSLPEIFDSLTSLETLLLSNNSLTGVLPESFGRSKITTLHLNDQKGKGFSGTMDVVSNMIDLSEAWLQGNSFDGYIPDMSRCTALQDLRLAHNRFTGVVPDSLINLSRRNLQTVTLNNNFFQGPMPNILGDSDTTNLGDNTTNAFCRDDYDPCDQRVTILLEIASAFGYPYLLARSWRGNNPCHNWSFVACTGGLITTVNLTRQNLTGTISDAFGKLTHLENLYLSGNNLSGSIPENLTSLHQLNNLDVSNNNLSGKIPNFSRGVYLNTEGNPSFERRKPLGKRRKPPAWIKGAIVAAAGIGGLVFLVVVICNRKRCLSLLQRILWKKTGPFIDNEFEEFMKTYGSLMLRRYNYSEVKSMTNSFRDKLGRGGYGIVYKACLSDGCPVAVKVLTESSGSGEEFLNEVASIGRTSHMNIVSLLGFCYEKYKRALIYEFMPNGSLDKFIYKQESPNAICNLDWNTLFQITIGIARGLEYLHRGCAARILHLDIKPQNILLDEDFCPKIADFGLAKICKKKESIVSLQGTRGTPGYIAPEVFSRTFGKVSHKSDVYSYGMLILELVGGRKNYDTGGSLTSEMYFPDWIYKDLEEQNILGRGLSTTEEESDMIKKITLVSLWCIQTNPLDRPAINKVVEMLEGPLQSVPYPPKPVLYSPQMSISQFSQISYNSTDEEDSEIVEETISINKMSSKFAK
- the LOC107486804 gene encoding receptor-like kinase TMK4 isoform X5; translated protein: MTYLKSESKILIGFYTLVLFFMTSVLSDEEGAYMLKLMNALKPPGWSNTTHMCQWTGVSCNNQSRRIEEIFLKEMSLTGTVPAGLNDSLSQLTYLYLSYNNLSGPVPSLANLSFLQVAYLDNNNFTTIPHGCFHGLTTLHSLLLNNNTNLPPWNFPTDLTAHSSQLHVLDLSSTNLMGSVPNISHSFATLRYLSLSNNNLSSIPEDCFHNLTSLDVLSLANNTNLAPWTFPLDLIHSSFKLSYLDLEVTNLMGSLPNLSHFFPDLNTISLSNNNLTFIPQGCFQALPYLGLLKLGNNTNLTPWTFPDLIQSTKIEELNLVATNVMGSLPEIFDSLTSLETLLLSNNSLTGVLPESFGRSKITTLHLNDQKGKGFSGVVPDSLINLSRRNLQTVTLNNNFFQGPMPNILGDSDTTNLGDNTTNAFCRDDYDPCDQRVTILLEIASAFGYPYLLARSWRGNNPCHNWSFVACTGGLITTVNLTRQNLTGTISDAFGKLTHLENLYLSGNNLSGSIPENLTSLHQLNNLDVSNNNLSGKIPNFSRGVYLNTEGNPSFERRKPLGKRRKPPAWIKGAIVAAAGIGGLVFLVVVICNRKRCLSLLQRILWKKTGPFIDNEFEEFMKTYGSLMLRRYNYSEVKSMTNSFRDKLGRGGYGIVYKACLSDGCPVAVKVLTESSGSGEEFLNEVASIGRTSHMNIVSLLGFCYEKYKRALIYEFMPNGSLDKFIYKQESPNAICNLDWNTLFQITIGIARGLEYLHRGCAARILHLDIKPQNILLDEDFCPKIADFGLAKICKKKESIVSLQGTRGTPGYIAPEVFSRTFGKVSHKSDVYSYGMLILELVGGRKNYDTGGSLTSEMYFPDWIYKDLEEQNILGRGLSTTEEESDMIKKITLVSLWCIQTNPLDRPAINKVVEMLEGPLQSVPYPPKPVLYSPQMSISQFSQISYNSTDEEDSEIVEETISINKMSSKFAK